Proteins encoded together in one Lathyrus oleraceus cultivar Zhongwan6 chromosome 5, CAAS_Psat_ZW6_1.0, whole genome shotgun sequence window:
- the LOC127087914 gene encoding glyceraldehyde-3-phosphate dehydrogenase GAPCP1, chloroplastic codes for MAFRVPTPNVSVVDLTCRLQKNASYEDVKAAIKHASEGQLKGILGYTDEDVVSNDFVGDSRSSIFDAKAGIGLSKSFVKLVSWYDNEWGYSNRVLDLVGHMALVGAHN; via the exons ATGGCCTTTCGTGTTCCTACTCCTAATGTTTCTGTTGTGGACTTAACCTGTCGGCTTCAAAAGAATGCCTCCTATGAAGATGTTAAAGCAGCAATAAA GCACGCTTCAGAGGGACAATTGAAGGGAATTCTTGGATACACAGATGAGGATGTTGTCTCTAATGACTTTGTTGGTGATTCAAG GTCGAGTATCTTTGATGCTAAGGCTGGGATTGGGCTTAGTAAGTCCTTTGTGAAGCTGGTCTCGTGGTATGACAATGAGTGGGGTTATAG CAACCGAGTGTTGGACCTTGTAGGGCACATGGCATTGGTGGGAGCCCACAATTGA